AAGGTTCGAGGATTACCTCTCCGACTTGCCCGACTTCGCCAAGCCGCAGGAAAACGGCGCCGAGGCCCGCGCGGCGCGATCCGCTTGACTTTTCGCGTCCCGGCTTTCTAAATCTCCGTAAATTTCAATATCGATAGGAATCCCCTTATGACCGGTCCCGTCTCGCAATTCATCAAGAAGCACTACCGCCACTTCAACGCCGCCGCCCTGGTGGACGCCTCCGAGGGCTACGTGCGTCACCTCGACAAGGGCGGCAAGATGTTCGTCACGCTCGCCGGCGCTATGAGCACCGCCGAGTTGGGCCTCTCGCTGGCCGAGATGATACGCCAGGACAAGGTGCACGGAATCTGCTGCACGGGCGCCAACCTCGAGGAGGACGTCTACAACCTGGTCGCCCACGACCACTACGAGCGCATCCCCAACTACCGCGACCTGACGCCCGAGCAGGAGAAGGCCCTGCTCGACCGGCATTTGAACCGCGTCACCGACACCTGCATCCCCGAGCACGAGGCGATGCGGGTCATCGAGAAGATCTGCGTCGACGCCTGGCAGGAGGCCGAGGCCAAGAAGGAGCGCTTCTTCCCGCACCAGTTTTTCTACAAGATCCTGCTTTCCGGAAAATTAAAGGGCTCCTACCAGATCGAGCCCAAAAACAGCTGGCTGTTGGCCGCGGCCGAGAAGAACCTGCCGATGTTCGTACCGGGCTGGGAGGACTCGACCCTGGGCAACATGTACGCGGGGCACGTGATCGAGGGCGACGTGAAGAACGTCCACACCGTGCGCACCGGCATCGAGTACATGATCGAGCTGGCCGACTGGTACACCAAGCTCACCAAGAACCACTCGCTGGGCTTCTTCCAGATCGGCGGCGGCATCGCCGGCGACTTTCCGATCTGCGTCGTGCCGATGCTGCACCAGGACCTGCAGCGCCCCGAGGTGCCGCTTTGGGGCTACTTCTGCCAGATCAGCGACTCGACGACGAGCTACGGCTCCTACTCCGGCGCGGTCCCCAACGAGAAGATCACCTGGGGCAAGCTGGGGCTGGAGACGCCGAAGTACATCATCGAGAGCGACGCCACCATCGTGGCGCCCTTGATGTTCGCGTATATCTTGGGGTGGTAGGGGTGAAACCCCGAAATGATGCACTTCCTGCTTAAAACTCTGATCTCCGCCCTGCTGATCGCCGCGATCTCCGAGATCGCCAAGCGCCACACGTGGTTCGCCTCGATCATCGCCTCGCTGCCGGTCACCGCCGTCCTCGCCATGATTTGGCTCTACTACGACACCCGCGACGCCCAGCGCGTCTCAGCCCTCTCCTACGGCGTCTTCTGGATGGTCGTGCCCTCGCTGGCCTTTTTTCTCGTCCTACCCCTCCTGCTCAGACACCTCCCCTTCGCGGTCGCGATGCCGCTTGGCCTCGCCGTCATGGTGGGGGCGTATTTTCTCTACGGCGCCTTGCTCGCCAAGGCGGGGATCAAGATTTGAAAGGAAAGTTCCGGCCCTATTCCTCGCGGAGCCTCAACTCCCCGCCCAGGGCGTCGTAGAGCTCGACGATCACGCGGACGGCGTCATGGACCTCGCCCTCGACGTTCATCCGGCCCTCCTCGATGGCGGCTTGCATTTCTCGCAGGCTCAAGCCCCCCTGGCCCAAGGTATCCGTGGAGATGTCCACGACGCGGTCCGCGGAATACTCCGACAGGCTTTCTTCCAACTCCGCCGCGCTCATCTCGCGAGAGAGGACCTCGAGGGCGTCGAGGGAGTCCCTCCAATTCGCCAGGCTGGAGAGCCACATACCCCGGTTGTTGCGCAGGCTTCGCTCCACGTCACGGATGGCGGCGTCGCCTCCGGCGCTCAGCTCCTCGGCCGTCAGGCGTTCTCCCACGGCGAGGGCGGCGATCTCGAACAGGATCCCGGTCCGGTTTCGGCTCATCGTCTCGCCTTGATGAAGGCGAAATTGGCGGAGCAACTCCGCGATGCGCCGTTGCCGCGGCTCCGGCAAGGCGGCTCCCTCGCCGGCCATGAAAACCTCGATTTCCTCCGCCAAGGCCCGTTGCTGGATGACGCGGAGGTCCGCGATCAACTGCGCCTGACTGGCCTCCCGATTGAGGCGCCGCGAAAGCCGTTGCGGCCCCTCAAGGCCCAGGTTCAAGAAATCCACCATGGCCTCGCTCCAGGGCTCGGCCTCGCCCGGGGTCTCGACGCGAGCGCCGGCGGGAGGCGCAGCCTCCGTTCTGCCGGGCGCCGAGGGGAAGGGACGCAGGCGCCGGGCGGACAAGGCGCCGCCGCCGCGCAGCGCGCTCATCCCGGATTCGAAGACCTGCTCCCGGCCCGCGGCCGTCTCGCGCACCGTCAGGGTCCAAGGCACGCCGGTGCGGTCCAGCGTCTCCCGCAGCCGCAGGATCCAGCGCGAATCGACGCTGGGCGCGGTGATTCGGTAGTCCATCCCCTCCAAGTCGTGCTGGCGGACCAATAGGCCGTGGCGGAATACCTGCAGCAAAATCTTGCCGATCTCCTCCGATCCCGGGGAATAGTTGGAGCGCCGCGAGACCTTGACTTCGGCCAGGCGCCGCCGTCCCGCGACGGTTCGATAGACTTGGTCCACCTCGGAGGCCTGCTGCCGGGTGTAATCGTAGCCGCGGTTCTCGAAGAGCGGACGAACCTCGCGCTCGATGAACTCCCGCTGCTCCAGCGGGAGGCGATGCCAACGAATCCGCAACGGCGCCCCCATCCACACGCGTTCCACCGCCGGATCCAGGGCCGTACGCAGGGCCTCTTGGTACTCGCCGTGGGTGCCTTGGACGGGGTTTTCCTCGAGGCCGAGGTACTTCGCGTTGCCGGGGACAGGCAAGAAGCCGTGCTCGTAGCCGCGGACCCCCAAATCGTGCAGGAAGGCCACACCGCTCAGCACCTCCTCCATCCCGCCGCGCAGGCGAAGCGCCTCGGGATTCGCCAAAAACACCGCGAGATTTCTCCGCTGCGCCTGAGGCAGGGCCAAGAGGAGCAAATAAAGGCCGCGCTGCGCGTTTTCGGAAAGCGCCGCGAAGCGGGACTGCGCCGTCTCGCTCATGCCGTCGAGGGAGGCGCGATTGAAGGCCTGGATCTCTTCCCCCGTGGGCTCGCGCAGGGCCTCGTCCAAGGAGCGCAGACAGGCGCGGATCGACTCGGCCTCCGCGGGTTCCGCCCCGGGCAAACGACCCTCGAGGGCGGCGCGCACGGCGGCGAATTCCTCTAAGGTCGGCGGCACGATGAGCCGGCGCTGCATCTCGTTGGCGCGCAGGTAGCCCTCGATGCGCGCCACCGGCAAGCCGGATCCGTCGGGGATCCAGGAGGCGAGCCGCGGGGGACGCGCTGGAATCGGGCTGGGACGGGAAGGTGGCGGCGTCGGACGGGCTTCGCCCGGGGACAAGGTCGCGACCTCGATCGGCGTCGCGATCTCTTGAGGGCGTGAAGGCTGCTCAAGCGTTTCGACGTCGGCGACAGGCGCCGGCTCCGAAACTGAAGCGCGAGCCGTGGCATTTTGTTCCACCTCCCCCGCCGGCGGGATTTCCGGCGCCCGAACTTCTTCGGCCAGGGGAGGCCGAAGAGACTCCGGTTCGGGAACGAAGGAAGGAAGTTCCACGGCGGGCGGCGACGAGGCTTCGGCGGGTTGAGGGGATTCCGCGCGCTCTCCCGGACTTGCGGAGGGCAGCGGGGCCTCGCTTACGCGCGGCTCGGGCCGGGCGGCCCGACCCGGCGCGCGCCGCAAGGAACGAGGCGCCGTGCGACCCGCGGGCGCACCTCCGGCGGCCGCTCGAGGGGCCATGCCTTCCAGAAGGGCGAGGTATTGATCCAAGGTGCGAATCCGGCTTTGGCTTGCCAGCTCGCGGCGATTCAGGCCGAGTCCGTTCAAGGACTCGCCGCTGAGGAAGGACTCGTTACCCAGCCCTTGTTCGCGGACGAGGCCCCGCAGCCGCGGCAGAAAATC
The DNA window shown above is from Deltaproteobacteria bacterium PRO3 and carries:
- a CDS encoding deoxyhypusine synthase translates to MTGPVSQFIKKHYRHFNAAALVDASEGYVRHLDKGGKMFVTLAGAMSTAELGLSLAEMIRQDKVHGICCTGANLEEDVYNLVAHDHYERIPNYRDLTPEQEKALLDRHLNRVTDTCIPEHEAMRVIEKICVDAWQEAEAKKERFFPHQFFYKILLSGKLKGSYQIEPKNSWLLAAAEKNLPMFVPGWEDSTLGNMYAGHVIEGDVKNVHTVRTGIEYMIELADWYTKLTKNHSLGFFQIGGGIAGDFPICVVPMLHQDLQRPEVPLWGYFCQISDSTTSYGSYSGAVPNEKITWGKLGLETPKYIIESDATIVAPLMFAYILGW
- a CDS encoding DUF3147 family protein, whose protein sequence is MHFLLKTLISALLIAAISEIAKRHTWFASIIASLPVTAVLAMIWLYYDTRDAQRVSALSYGVFWMVVPSLAFFLVLPLLLRHLPFAVAMPLGLAVMVGAYFLYGALLAKAGIKI